The following proteins are co-located in the Echinicola sp. 20G genome:
- a CDS encoding DUF4252 domain-containing protein, translating to MKKLISLLVLVLVATAAQAQDDAIVKFFSKYMESDDFSRVYISPKMMQMAGGFLKSAAAEGDGQDAKDMGELISKVKGIRILSGEDVDGMALYKEAMGTLNKNKYEDLMDVQDKGSSLKFMVREENGKVAELLMLSGSEGEFTLLSMLGSFTYQDLNMLAEKTDLPGMNEYSSGKKKNK from the coding sequence ATGAAAAAATTAATTAGTCTATTGGTGTTGGTGTTAGTGGCGACTGCGGCTCAGGCGCAAGATGATGCCATCGTGAAGTTCTTCTCCAAGTATATGGAGAGCGATGATTTTTCCAGGGTTTATATCAGCCCAAAAATGATGCAAATGGCCGGTGGTTTCTTGAAATCAGCAGCAGCCGAAGGAGATGGCCAAGATGCCAAAGACATGGGAGAGTTGATCTCTAAAGTAAAGGGTATTCGAATTCTGAGCGGGGAAGATGTGGATGGAATGGCCTTGTACAAAGAAGCAATGGGGACATTGAACAAGAATAAATATGAGGATTTGATGGATGTTCAGGACAAGGGGAGTAGTCTCAAATTTATGGTAAGAGAGGAGAACGGAAAAGTTGCAGAATTGTTGATGCTTTCTGGCTCTGAAGGTGAATTTACTTTGCTAAGTATGCTGGGAAGTTTTACCTATCAAGATCTCAACATGTTGGCAGAAAAGACAGATCTGCCAGGAATGAATGAGTACAGTAGTGGAAAAAAGAAAAATAAATAG
- a CDS encoding RNA polymerase sigma factor has protein sequence MKTFFEAYIWSLRSKLYRMAYLWLKSRDEAEDAVQEALEKAWAQRDQLQKMENPTGWMVRVVRNQSLQKLREQRRWMVLETQDDLPEMPTDAAEDVSPALKMVFKFLKDLPEKQQEIFQLREVEGLTYEEIAEYLEISTEQVKVNLFRARKRLKSFLQEKGNHGRTS, from the coding sequence ATGAAGACATTTTTTGAAGCATATATCTGGTCGTTGAGAAGCAAGCTTTATCGCATGGCTTATCTATGGTTGAAAAGCCGGGATGAGGCAGAAGATGCTGTGCAAGAAGCTTTGGAGAAAGCTTGGGCCCAGAGAGACCAGCTTCAAAAAATGGAAAACCCAACTGGGTGGATGGTCCGGGTAGTAAGAAATCAAAGCCTTCAAAAGTTAAGGGAACAAAGGCGGTGGATGGTTTTAGAAACTCAAGATGATTTGCCGGAAATGCCCACGGATGCAGCGGAGGATGTTTCTCCGGCTTTGAAAATGGTCTTTAAGTTTTTGAAGGATTTGCCTGAAAAGCAACAGGAAATCTTTCAATTAAGAGAAGTGGAAGGTTTGACTTATGAAGAAATTGCTGAATATCTGGAAATCAGTACAGAGCAAGTAAAAGTGAATTTGTTCAGGGCCAGAAAGAGGCTAAAATCTTTTTTACAGGAAAAAGGAAATCATGGAAGAACAAGTTAA